In the Candidatus Electrothrix sp. GW3-4 genome, one interval contains:
- the ligA gene encoding NAD-dependent DNA ligase LigA, whose product MKAMNVQEAEKRLKELRTQITRHAHQYYVLDDPLISDGEYDRLFRGLLDLEEQFPDLVTPDSPSLRVGGEPLAAFAEAEHSVPMLSLDNVFNAQELKDFEEKIQRYLQATTQPTYLAEPKLDGLAVELIYENGLLVQGSTRGNGLVGENITAQLQTVQSIPLRLVAQEGQEDVVIPEKLVVRGEVFLPRKGFLQLNEQRAKQGEALFANPRNAAAGSLRQLDPKVTAARPLRFYVYGVGDTASAPCADLEQLFSWLGQLGFPVNHLIKFCSTLAEVEEQYQHLQAIRHELEYEIDGMVIKVADFALQQRLGNTTRAPRWATAWKFPATQATTVMTGVDFQVGRTGAITPVAILEPVAVEGVIVRRATLHNQDEIERKGLKIGDTVLIQRAGDVIPEIVKPITEQRTGEEQPLIFPTECPICSSSLQRPESEAVTRCINLLCPAQQLQRMIYFVGKAGLDIDGFGKRNVEQLLEVGLIQEIPDIFRLPKEKLAVLDGWGKKSAEKLLLAIAEAKHPTLARFIGALGIRYVGEMTSELLTRHFSSLDALLAAEKEDLLAVEGIGEQAAMSLIEYFSNSENRKMIETLLELGLTIETAVQGNTENNPLEAAIFLFTGTLSQMSRNEAKQLVKDRGGRVVSGLSKQVTHLVAGEKAGSKLKKAQEMGVKVVDEEEFLGIVGRG is encoded by the coding sequence ATGAAAGCAATGAATGTTCAGGAGGCAGAAAAACGCCTCAAAGAGCTGCGTACGCAGATCACCCGGCACGCGCACCAATATTATGTGTTGGATGATCCGCTTATCTCCGACGGGGAATATGATCGCCTGTTTCGGGGGCTGCTGGACCTGGAAGAGCAGTTCCCGGACCTAGTCACCCCGGATTCCCCGAGCCTGCGGGTGGGTGGCGAGCCGCTTGCGGCCTTTGCCGAGGCCGAGCATAGCGTACCCATGCTCAGTCTGGATAATGTTTTCAATGCCCAGGAACTCAAGGACTTTGAAGAGAAAATCCAGCGTTATCTGCAAGCAACAACGCAACCCACCTATCTGGCGGAACCCAAGCTAGACGGGCTGGCAGTGGAGTTGATCTATGAAAACGGTCTGCTGGTGCAAGGTTCCACCCGAGGCAATGGCCTGGTGGGCGAAAACATCACAGCCCAGCTCCAGACTGTGCAGAGTATTCCCTTGCGGCTGGTCGCACAAGAAGGGCAGGAGGATGTCGTGATCCCGGAAAAACTGGTGGTTCGGGGAGAGGTCTTTCTCCCGCGCAAAGGCTTTCTCCAGCTCAATGAACAACGGGCCAAGCAGGGCGAGGCCCTGTTTGCCAACCCGCGCAATGCCGCTGCCGGTTCCCTGCGCCAGCTTGATCCCAAGGTAACCGCTGCCAGGCCGCTTCGTTTTTATGTCTACGGCGTGGGGGATACCGCGTCAGCTCCCTGCGCTGACCTGGAGCAGCTCTTCTCCTGGCTCGGCCAGCTGGGTTTTCCGGTCAATCACCTGATCAAATTTTGCAGTACCTTGGCAGAGGTGGAAGAGCAGTATCAGCATCTCCAGGCCATTCGCCATGAACTGGAGTATGAGATCGACGGCATGGTGATTAAGGTGGCAGATTTTGCCCTGCAACAACGGCTGGGCAATACCACCCGTGCTCCGCGCTGGGCCACGGCCTGGAAGTTTCCTGCCACCCAGGCCACCACCGTCATGACCGGGGTTGATTTTCAGGTCGGACGGACCGGTGCCATCACCCCGGTGGCGATTCTGGAACCGGTTGCTGTGGAAGGCGTTATCGTTCGCCGGGCAACCCTGCATAATCAGGATGAGATTGAGCGCAAAGGCCTGAAGATCGGCGATACCGTTCTGATCCAACGGGCCGGAGATGTAATCCCGGAGATCGTCAAGCCCATCACAGAACAGCGCACCGGTGAAGAACAGCCCCTGATATTTCCAACAGAGTGTCCTATCTGCTCCTCTTCTTTACAACGCCCCGAGAGCGAGGCCGTAACCCGCTGCATCAATCTCCTCTGCCCGGCCCAGCAACTGCAACGGATGATCTATTTTGTCGGCAAGGCAGGGCTGGATATTGACGGCTTCGGTAAAAGAAACGTGGAGCAGCTTCTGGAGGTCGGCCTGATCCAGGAGATCCCGGATATCTTCCGCCTGCCAAAAGAAAAACTGGCGGTGCTGGATGGCTGGGGAAAAAAATCTGCGGAAAAACTCCTGCTGGCAATTGCCGAGGCCAAGCATCCCACCCTGGCCCGCTTCATCGGGGCCTTGGGGATCAGGTATGTCGGGGAAATGACCTCGGAGCTGCTGACCCGCCATTTCAGCAGCCTTGATGCCCTGCTGGCAGCGGAAAAAGAGGACCTGCTGGCCGTGGAAGGCATCGGGGAGCAGGCCGCTATGTCCCTGATTGAGTATTTTAGCAACAGCGAAAACCGGAAGATGATCGAGACCCTGCTGGAGCTGGGCCTGACCATAGAAACAGCGGTGCAGGGGAATACTGAAAACAACCCGCTGGAAGCGGCTATCTTTCTCTTTACCGGCACCCTCAGCCAGATGTCGCGGAACGAGGCCAAGCAGCTGGTCAAGGATCGGGGCGGCAGAGTGGTTTCCGGGCTCAGTAAACAGGTGACCCATCTGGTGGCCGGAGAAAAGGCTGGAAGTAAGCTGAAAAAGGCGCAGGAGATGGGAGTCAAGGTTGTGGATGAAGAAGAGTTTTTGGGGATTGTTGGGAGGGGGTAG
- a CDS encoding tautomerase family protein — MPYVSIRVAGKLSREQKKNIAQGVTKVIAKEADKPESSVLIFIDEEQRENIAKGGKLLDE, encoded by the coding sequence ATGCCCTATGTAAGCATTCGTGTTGCTGGCAAGCTGAGCAGAGAACAGAAGAAAAATATCGCTCAGGGCGTCACCAAGGTTATAGCCAAAGAAGCAGACAAGCCCGAATCCTCTGTCCTGATCTTTATTGATGAAGAGCAGCGGGAAAATATTGCCAAGGGCGGAAAATTGCTGGACGAGTAG
- a CDS encoding ASKHA domain-containing protein produces MKYTITFLPDNITATVDKGENLLNAAAQAGVYIHAYCGGDGICGKCKVIVDKGEVRSDKANLKQEDWDKGYRLACLSTVESDLEVTVPEMTSKSGKALKRKPKTTRTVSAKALDSLIGSWEVEPPVSKLYLKLEPPTLEDNIADMDRVMRGIKQAFPEHVGDPSYDHPELIKYLPAVLREADWKITLLLLRRNQGGFRIIDVEAGDTTAKLYGLAVDIGTTTCSGVLVDLNNGAILAESSGYNGQISCGEDVISRIVYAKRPGGQKALQDKVVVTINTIIEDICRELIISPADIAYIMAAGNTVMSHHLLGLEPKYLREAPYVPSVSRFPLTKAAELGIHAHPSMRLFLYPCIASYVGGDIVAGVHACQMAKSDKVSLFIDIGTNGEIVVGNQDWMVCAACSAGPAFEGGGIRYGMRASSGAIENFQIHPETFDPMIVTIDHIKPSGICGSGLIAIVAELLESGVIDQQGKFRHNLDTPRIRQGTDGWEYVLVWARDSLIGEDIVITEVDLDNLMRAKGAMYAGYQTLLESVGLTFADLDRVIMAGNFGAYIDLERAICIGLLPDVDRENFYYIGNASMLGCQISLSDVNRFHERLAVRQLMTNMELSENPEFMQHYMAALFLPHTDMSLFPTIQEKLKEIG; encoded by the coding sequence ATGAAGTACACCATTACCTTCCTGCCAGATAACATCACCGCAACTGTTGATAAAGGAGAAAATCTCCTCAATGCTGCTGCCCAGGCAGGCGTCTATATCCATGCCTATTGTGGTGGCGATGGGATCTGCGGCAAATGTAAGGTGATTGTTGACAAGGGGGAGGTACGTTCGGACAAGGCCAACCTGAAGCAGGAGGACTGGGATAAGGGCTATCGTCTGGCCTGCCTGTCCACGGTGGAGTCAGACCTGGAGGTCACCGTGCCGGAGATGACCTCTAAGAGCGGCAAGGCCCTGAAGCGCAAGCCCAAGACCACCCGCACCGTCTCGGCCAAGGCCCTGGATAGCCTGATCGGCAGCTGGGAGGTTGAACCACCGGTGAGTAAACTCTATCTGAAGCTGGAGCCGCCCACTCTGGAGGATAATATTGCTGATATGGATCGGGTGATGCGGGGGATCAAGCAGGCCTTTCCCGAGCATGTGGGTGACCCGTCCTATGATCATCCCGAGTTGATCAAGTATCTGCCTGCGGTCCTGCGCGAGGCTGACTGGAAGATCACCCTGCTCCTGCTTCGGCGGAACCAGGGTGGTTTTCGCATCATCGACGTGGAGGCAGGGGATACCACGGCCAAGCTCTACGGGCTGGCTGTGGATATCGGTACCACCACCTGTTCCGGGGTCCTGGTTGATCTGAACAACGGGGCAATCCTGGCTGAGTCCTCGGGTTATAACGGCCAGATCAGCTGCGGTGAGGATGTGATCTCCCGTATTGTCTATGCCAAGCGCCCTGGTGGTCAGAAGGCCCTGCAAGACAAGGTGGTCGTGACCATCAATACCATCATCGAGGATATCTGTCGTGAGCTGATTATTTCACCGGCAGATATCGCCTATATAATGGCAGCAGGTAACACGGTCATGTCGCATCACCTCCTGGGGCTGGAACCGAAATATCTTCGCGAGGCCCCGTACGTGCCCAGTGTCAGTCGCTTTCCTTTGACCAAGGCAGCAGAGCTGGGGATCCATGCCCATCCCTCCATGCGGCTCTTTCTCTATCCCTGTATTGCCTCCTATGTGGGCGGCGATATCGTGGCTGGGGTCCATGCCTGCCAGATGGCGAAGTCGGACAAGGTGAGCCTGTTCATCGATATCGGCACTAACGGTGAGATCGTGGTGGGTAATCAGGATTGGATGGTCTGTGCGGCCTGTTCTGCTGGCCCGGCCTTTGAGGGCGGGGGGATCCGCTACGGAATGCGGGCCTCCAGCGGGGCTATTGAGAATTTTCAGATCCATCCCGAGACCTTTGATCCCATGATCGTGACCATTGATCATATCAAACCTTCGGGTATCTGCGGCTCCGGCCTGATCGCCATTGTGGCCGAGCTGCTGGAGAGCGGGGTGATTGATCAGCAGGGGAAGTTCCGCCATAACCTGGATACCCCCAGGATTCGCCAGGGGACGGATGGCTGGGAATATGTCCTGGTCTGGGCCCGGGACTCCCTGATCGGGGAGGATATCGTCATCACCGAGGTGGACCTGGATAACCTGATGCGGGCCAAGGGGGCTATGTACGCAGGCTATCAGACCCTGCTGGAGTCGGTCGGGCTGACCTTTGCCGATCTGGATCGGGTGATCATGGCGGGCAATTTTGGGGCCTATATTGATCTGGAGCGGGCCATCTGTATCGGCCTCTTGCCGGATGTGGATCGGGAAAATTTTTACTATATCGGCAATGCCTCTATGCTGGGCTGCCAGATCAGTCTTTCCGATGTCAATCGTTTTCATGAGCGCCTTGCAGTGCGCCAGCTCATGACCAATATGGAGCTGTCCGAGAACCCGGAATTCATGCAGCATTACATGGCTGCCCTCTTTCTCCCTCATACGGATATGAGTCTTTTTCCAACGATACAGGAAAAATTGAAAGAGATCGGCTGA
- a CDS encoding glycosyltransferase has product MTQQPLILHTDWSRSWGGQEIRTLTELRELKRLGFRVGMVVREGAELARRGQAEGIPVHYIDFSSKFNLAAWWDLYKLIRRLQPAVINTHSSEDSWMAGCLARICRVPLIIKTRHVLAPISSSFSYNAFAHIIFACSESIAKQLIQQKVQKEKVIVQSTGIDEQRFQFSAQDRQEIREQYGIGEQDILVGNISFLREYKGHQFIVHTAATLPENYKFMIVGGGNDRAILEKDIAEAGVENRFILTGHREDPERYFSALDIIFFSSYGTEGVSQSFIQGLLYGIPLLVSRTPSLLEPLEFVHHYRTVDYNDLETAKAGLLELAEHLQRDEAMIEQQRQDIAGKYGLTSMIQNILRVYAEYGVAVH; this is encoded by the coding sequence TTGACGCAACAACCACTTATCCTACACACTGATTGGTCACGTTCCTGGGGGGGCCAGGAAATACGTACACTTACCGAGTTGCGAGAACTCAAACGATTAGGTTTTCGCGTCGGCATGGTTGTTCGTGAAGGAGCAGAACTTGCCCGGCGCGGCCAAGCCGAAGGGATCCCGGTGCATTACATCGACTTTTCTTCCAAGTTCAACCTTGCTGCCTGGTGGGATCTCTATAAACTTATTCGTCGCCTCCAACCAGCAGTTATCAACACCCATTCTTCAGAGGACTCCTGGATGGCCGGTTGCCTGGCAAGGATCTGTCGTGTTCCCCTGATCATTAAAACCCGACATGTACTGGCCCCAATCTCTTCTTCCTTCAGCTATAACGCCTTTGCCCATATTATTTTTGCCTGTAGCGAATCCATCGCCAAGCAACTGATACAGCAAAAGGTGCAAAAGGAAAAAGTCATTGTTCAATCCACCGGTATTGATGAACAGCGTTTTCAATTTTCCGCTCAGGACCGCCAAGAAATACGTGAGCAATATGGTATAGGAGAACAGGATATCCTGGTGGGAAACATCTCTTTTTTACGGGAATATAAGGGACATCAATTTATCGTCCACACAGCAGCGACTCTGCCGGAGAACTATAAATTCATGATCGTCGGCGGCGGCAACGACCGGGCAATCCTGGAGAAGGATATTGCCGAAGCAGGCGTTGAAAACCGCTTTATCCTCACCGGTCACCGGGAAGACCCTGAACGGTATTTTTCCGCCCTTGATATCATCTTTTTCTCCTCCTATGGCACCGAGGGCGTTTCCCAGTCCTTTATCCAAGGCCTCCTCTACGGTATCCCCCTGCTGGTCAGCCGTACCCCTTCTCTTCTCGAACCCCTCGAGTTTGTTCACCACTACCGAACGGTTGACTATAATGACCTGGAAACAGCCAAGGCAGGCTTACTCGAACTGGCAGAACATCTCCAGCGGGATGAAGCAATGATTGAACAGCAGCGGCAGGATATTGCTGGAAAGTACGGCCTGACGAGCATGATTCAAAATATCCTCCGCGTCTATGCGGAATATGGTGTTGCGGTTCATTGA